A single Geobacillus kaustophilus DNA region contains:
- a CDS encoding N-acetylmuramoyl-L-alanine amidase family protein — protein MVKIFLDPGHGGNDTGAVGNGLLEKDITLFIALEMSRLLQNEYEGVSVQLSRTNDETVSLDERTDRANRWGADLYVAIHVNAGGGTGYEDYIYNRLDDDSPTARIRNAIHEEVVNATGFRDRGKKKANFHVLRETTMPAVLTENGFIDREEDARRLNDTRFLRMVARGHVNGLERVLGLQKKRKTALTRVIVDGTQVGAFAERKNVLRQVEHYLGKAEQIVLEQVEE, from the coding sequence ATGGTCAAAATTTTTCTCGATCCAGGGCACGGTGGGAACGACACTGGCGCGGTCGGCAACGGATTGTTGGAAAAAGACATTACGTTGTTTATCGCTTTAGAGATGAGCCGCCTGCTGCAAAACGAGTATGAAGGAGTTTCCGTGCAGTTGAGTCGGACAAACGATGAAACAGTGTCGCTTGATGAGCGGACGGACAGGGCCAACCGCTGGGGGGCGGATTTGTATGTGGCCATTCACGTGAATGCGGGCGGCGGCACCGGGTATGAAGATTACATTTATAACCGGCTCGATGATGATTCTCCAACAGCCCGCATTCGCAATGCCATTCATGAAGAAGTCGTCAATGCAACGGGATTTCGCGATCGCGGGAAAAAGAAAGCGAATTTTCATGTGCTGAGGGAAACGACGATGCCAGCCGTGCTCACCGAGAACGGGTTTATTGATCGAGAAGAAGATGCGAGAAGACTGAATGATACCCGTTTTTTGCGTATGGTCGCCCGCGGGCATGTGAATGGGTTGGAGCGGGTGCTTGGTCTGCAGAAAAAGCGAAAAACAGCATTGACGCGCGTCATTGTCGATGGGACGCAAGTCGGCGCTTTTGCCGAACGGAAAAACGTGCTGCGCCAAGTTGAGCATTATTTAGGAAAGGCAGAGCAAATTGTGCTTGAACAGGTGGAGGAATGA
- a CDS encoding ABC transporter permease, producing MNTSIIWPHWGDWPTGNNQIFWQMYERYQQAPFRLSVHSLSDTAKQRGVTYQTIGYLVMIMLMSAGNLTEIIIKEKEERAYSRLLTTPIQARTYVLSNIVVNLLIMTAQITVTLVAMKNIFHIHPNIPMWQMALVLLLFSLSAIGLSLITVMFANSSASAGALQPLVTVPTCMLAGCFWPVELMPKFLQKAAYFMPQRWALDFLVKLQEGRSFGSLYLHMLILLAFALTFFLLAVYKFSRSQQSGQFV from the coding sequence ATGAATACATCGATCATCTGGCCACATTGGGGCGATTGGCCAACGGGAAACAATCAAATCTTTTGGCAGATGTATGAGCGGTATCAACAAGCGCCATTCCGCCTGTCCGTTCACTCGTTGTCCGACACAGCCAAACAGAGAGGGGTCACGTATCAAACGATCGGTTATTTGGTCATGATTATGTTGATGTCAGCGGGAAATTTGACTGAGATCATCATCAAAGAAAAAGAAGAGCGCGCATATTCTCGTTTATTGACGACGCCGATTCAGGCGAGAACGTATGTGTTATCGAATATCGTGGTGAATTTGTTGATTATGACGGCGCAAATCACCGTGACACTCGTGGCAATGAAGAACATCTTTCATATTCATCCTAATATTCCGATGTGGCAAATGGCCCTGGTGCTCCTGCTTTTCTCTTTATCCGCGATCGGCTTGTCTTTGATTACAGTGATGTTTGCGAACAGCTCCGCTTCCGCGGGAGCGCTGCAGCCATTGGTTACCGTGCCGACATGCATGCTCGCCGGCTGTTTTTGGCCGGTGGAGCTGATGCCGAAGTTTTTGCAAAAAGCAGCGTACTTTATGCCACAGCGGTGGGCGCTTGATTTTTTGGTGAAGCTGCAGGAGGGCCGCTCTTTTGGAAGTTTGTATTTGCATATGTTGATTCTTCTCGCCTTTGCGCTGACCTTTTTCCTTTTGGCCGTTTACAAGTTCAGCCGAAGCCAACAGAGCGGACAGTTTGTATAA
- a CDS encoding ABC transporter permease, with protein sequence MNDVIWLVKYTLKRTFRRKINFLLYFGTPLAAILLSLFAYGSSPAKDVRIGVVNEDHGRVADDAIRFLKNIDHLSVKSVKLSAVDDQITSQKVDGVLIFPQGFSESVQHGQPRPIKLVSLKGAEITMFIKSYLHEYIDHLATLGRLANGKQSNLLADV encoded by the coding sequence GTGAATGACGTCATCTGGTTGGTGAAATATACGTTAAAGCGGACGTTTCGTCGGAAAATCAATTTTTTGCTCTATTTCGGCACCCCTTTGGCCGCGATTCTGTTGTCCTTGTTTGCTTACGGAAGCTCCCCGGCCAAGGATGTGCGCATTGGGGTGGTCAATGAGGATCATGGGCGCGTTGCCGATGATGCGATCCGTTTTCTGAAAAATATTGATCATCTATCCGTGAAAAGCGTAAAGTTGTCAGCGGTGGACGACCAAATCACCTCGCAAAAGGTGGATGGCGTGCTGATTTTCCCCCAAGGGTTTTCCGAAAGCGTTCAGCACGGCCAGCCCCGGCCGATCAAACTCGTCTCGCTCAAGGGAGCGGAAATCACGATGTTCATCAAGTCGTACTTGCATGAATACATCGATCATCTGGCCACATTGGGGCGATTGGCCAACGGGAAACAATCAAATCTTTTGGCAGATGTATGA
- a CDS encoding ABC transporter permease — protein sequence MNIFRIAVKEIKSDFRDVRTLFFMLLFPIVMIFILGTALSNAFHWTISVGDVRVLYKDQTAERLSPYIHAMAQEAKKAHIDFRKVLDHMDGKQAVQEGKADGYVEIGPRGVELYINERNKIKGSLVEGVMAAFVGQYKLAMAVSEVKPGSVQPDHSPHEEYIQERSLHSKRNPGAMDYYAVAMTTMIALYSALPGISLLRGERTRKTADRLLAAPVRKSEIFIGKLAGSVAANFLCVAVVMLFSQWVLHADWGHHVSLVWLLMLTEVVLAISFGLGMSYMARTEGAARTIAMVIIQLSSFFGGAYFPIDETAWYAHLSPLSWMNDTIFKIVYANDLSSVVPTMLLNIGIAALFLMIAVASMARREGL from the coding sequence TTGAATATCTTTCGGATCGCGGTGAAGGAAATCAAAAGCGATTTTCGTGATGTCCGGACGCTGTTTTTTATGCTGCTGTTTCCGATCGTAATGATATTCATCTTAGGAACAGCCCTTTCCAACGCGTTCCACTGGACGATTTCCGTCGGCGATGTCCGCGTCTTGTACAAAGATCAAACAGCGGAGCGGTTGTCGCCGTATATTCACGCCATGGCCCAAGAAGCGAAGAAAGCCCACATCGATTTTCGAAAGGTGCTGGACCACATGGATGGAAAACAGGCGGTGCAGGAAGGAAAAGCGGATGGGTACGTCGAGATTGGACCGCGTGGAGTGGAGTTGTACATCAATGAGCGCAACAAGATCAAAGGAAGCCTTGTTGAGGGGGTGATGGCCGCGTTTGTGGGCCAATACAAACTGGCCATGGCGGTTTCAGAGGTGAAGCCCGGTTCTGTTCAGCCAGATCACAGTCCGCATGAGGAGTATATTCAAGAAAGGTCGCTGCATTCCAAGCGCAACCCGGGGGCGATGGATTATTATGCGGTGGCGATGACGACGATGATCGCTTTGTATAGCGCATTGCCGGGCATCTCTTTGCTGCGGGGAGAGCGGACGCGGAAGACAGCTGATCGCCTTTTGGCTGCTCCTGTTCGCAAAAGCGAGATCTTTATTGGAAAACTGGCTGGAAGCGTCGCGGCGAATTTTCTTTGTGTTGCCGTCGTCATGTTGTTCAGCCAATGGGTGCTTCATGCCGATTGGGGGCATCACGTAAGCCTCGTATGGTTGCTTATGTTGACCGAGGTAGTCTTGGCCATCAGCTTTGGTCTAGGGATGAGCTATATGGCAAGGACGGAAGGAGCGGCGCGAACGATTGCGATGGTTATCATTCAGCTGTCTTCCTTTTTCGGCGGCGCTTATTTTCCGATCGATGAAACAGCATGGTATGCCCATTTGTCTCCGCTTTCTTGGATGAATGACACGATTTTCAAAATCGTGTATGCGAACGATTTGTCAAGCGTCGTTCCAACTATGCTGCTGAATATCGGTATAGCGGCGTTGTTTTTGATGATCGCTGTCGCATCGATGGCGAGACGGGAGGGATTATAA
- a CDS encoding ABC transporter ATP-binding protein encodes MNILEIKQVTKKFGDFIAVDHMSLTVAQGEIFGFLGANGAGKSTTINMIAGLLRLNVGEIKILGKDIAKHGQFAKQHIGIVPQEIAIYENLTAYENVEFFAGLYGLRGAEQRQRVEEALEFVGLSDKRKSYPKHFSGGMKRRLNIACALAHRPKLIIIDEPTVGIDPQSRNYILASVKKLNKMGCTIIYTSHYMEEVEEICTRIAIIDHGKIIAEGTKEQLEAIITDTKDIWIEIRGMDRLNKQHLQDIRGVKAVQCEENMIKISSDISVNNLNQIVQCLINDGVEIRSLEDKSPNLETVFLTLTGRNLRD; translated from the coding sequence ATGAACATTTTAGAGATCAAACAAGTGACCAAAAAATTTGGTGACTTCATCGCTGTCGATCATATGTCTCTTACGGTTGCGCAAGGGGAAATTTTTGGCTTCCTCGGAGCCAATGGCGCGGGAAAAAGCACCACGATTAATATGATTGCCGGGTTGCTGCGCCTAAACGTAGGTGAAATCAAGATTCTCGGCAAGGACATCGCCAAGCATGGCCAGTTTGCCAAACAACACATCGGCATTGTTCCCCAAGAGATCGCCATCTATGAAAATTTGACGGCGTATGAGAATGTTGAATTTTTTGCCGGGTTGTATGGACTGCGCGGCGCGGAGCAGCGCCAGCGGGTTGAAGAGGCGCTCGAGTTTGTCGGTTTAAGCGATAAGCGCAAAAGTTATCCGAAACATTTCTCAGGAGGGATGAAGCGGAGGCTCAATATCGCCTGCGCTCTTGCCCATCGGCCGAAGCTCATCATTATAGATGAGCCAACTGTCGGCATCGATCCGCAGTCGCGAAATTATATTTTAGCTTCGGTGAAAAAGCTCAATAAGATGGGATGTACGATCATTTATACAAGCCACTATATGGAAGAAGTTGAGGAAATATGCACCCGAATCGCGATTATTGATCATGGGAAAATCATCGCAGAGGGGACAAAAGAACAGCTGGAAGCGATTATCACCGATACAAAAGACATTTGGATTGAAATCAGGGGGATGGATCGGCTCAACAAGCAGCATCTCCAAGATATTCGCGGAGTCAAGGCAGTGCAATGCGAAGAAAATATGATCAAAATCAGTTCGGATATCAGCGTCAATAATTTAAATCAAATCGTGCAATGCCTGATCAATGACGGTGTCGAAATCCGTTCGCTCGAAGACAAATCACCGAACTTGGAAACGGTCTTTCTGACACTGACGGGGAGAAACTTGCGGGATTAG
- a CDS encoding sensor histidine kinase, translated as MELLLLFYKLIVWGYTAFDYISSEQREGSWFVLSSLIYFCLSLFASIVRNVRWKKGAALCSVVLVILSSVYVEPLFVLLLPFNGYELASFYIPRLWGIWAALLVPVVWLDPSAGKLYGFVALFSFVSVTAVKRHIERMEQQEDRLDQMRHDLHRLTRRISEYHQYIKQSEYTLQLEERNRLSQRIHDQIGHSLAGALIQMEAAKRLMDGDRDKAKQLLENAIHISKEGMEQIRMTLKQIKPPLEQIGLNRVKLFIEEFSAQHHLPVPLVCKGDLDVITPIQWKVIYENIAEALTNAVKYAEATAIAVEIHVLNRIIKVEVKDNGKGAAKIKKGLGIIGMEERAASVHGTVIVDGTNGFSVTTLLPIHE; from the coding sequence ATGGAACTTTTGCTTCTGTTTTACAAACTCATTGTATGGGGATATACAGCGTTCGATTATATCTCATCGGAACAGAGGGAAGGATCTTGGTTTGTCCTGTCCTCTCTGATTTATTTTTGTCTCAGTTTGTTTGCTTCTATCGTTCGAAATGTGAGGTGGAAAAAGGGAGCGGCGCTGTGTTCCGTCGTTCTTGTGATTCTGTCGAGCGTCTATGTGGAGCCGTTATTTGTTTTATTGTTGCCTTTCAATGGATATGAGTTGGCTTCGTTCTACATTCCCCGACTATGGGGGATATGGGCGGCGCTGCTTGTTCCGGTTGTTTGGCTTGATCCATCGGCGGGGAAATTATACGGCTTTGTGGCATTGTTCAGTTTTGTCAGCGTGACGGCAGTCAAGCGGCACATCGAGCGGATGGAACAACAAGAAGATCGTCTCGATCAGATGCGCCATGATTTGCATCGGCTGACAAGAAGGATCAGCGAATATCATCAATACATCAAGCAGTCGGAATATACGTTGCAGTTGGAAGAACGGAATCGTCTGTCGCAGCGCATCCATGATCAAATCGGCCACTCGCTCGCTGGAGCGCTCATTCAGATGGAGGCGGCCAAACGGTTGATGGATGGGGACCGCGACAAGGCGAAACAATTGTTGGAAAACGCCATCCACATTTCCAAAGAAGGCATGGAACAAATCCGGATGACATTAAAACAGATTAAACCGCCGCTCGAGCAAATCGGACTGAATCGTGTGAAATTATTCATTGAGGAATTTTCCGCTCAACATCATCTCCCGGTTCCGCTCGTATGTAAAGGGGATTTGGATGTCATTACGCCGATCCAATGGAAAGTGATTTATGAGAACATTGCCGAGGCGTTGACGAATGCGGTCAAATACGCCGAGGCCACCGCCATTGCCGTGGAGATTCACGTCTTGAATCGCATCATTAAAGTGGAAGTGAAAGACAATGGCAAAGGTGCGGCCAAGATCAAGAAAGGACTTGGAATCATCGGTATGGAGGAACGGGCGGCCTCTGTCCATGGCACGGTCATTGTCGATGGAACGAACGGTTTTTCTGTCACGACGTTGCTTCCGATTCATGAGTAA
- a CDS encoding sensor histidine kinase — MAALIIGMGIMFSLIIKVVVVDILDVVLKVDRSQEMKELSNIFSYYYETHHHSWNGIQHIQLDTTIMNRHEQAGVVLLSLEGEQLYAAGEIPASWMIGLGISTKVKAHGKTIAFLHYYDREVGNMAKVRRGITSSVTTLSLLSAAVLVFLSLFIAFWLSKRLTAPLKLLIYAIDRLGKGEFGVQAPMITKDEYGKVAQTFNEMSKQLQQAEEVRRRLVADVAHELRTPLTILRGKLDWFQQQRRPIEPERLLPLQDELIRLTRLVEDLHQLSLAEAGKLPLERKPTNMESLLQQLIERVAPSAEEKNIRIHLTCSANHTTIWVDPHRITQVFLNLLVNAIRYTPEGGMVNVGIDEEPAVLQIAVSDTGIGIAPEHLPFLFDRFYRADEARTRNRGGTGLGLAIAKEFVLAHGGTIDVDSTPGQGTTFRVKLPR, encoded by the coding sequence ATGGCCGCCCTTATTATCGGCATGGGAATCATGTTTTCCCTCATCATCAAGGTAGTCGTCGTCGATATACTGGACGTGGTGCTAAAGGTGGATCGAAGCCAAGAAATGAAAGAGCTGTCGAACATATTTTCCTATTATTATGAAACACATCATCACTCTTGGAACGGTATCCAACATATCCAACTGGATACGACTATCATGAACAGACACGAACAGGCTGGGGTGGTCCTTTTGTCCCTCGAGGGCGAACAACTATATGCGGCAGGAGAGATTCCTGCGTCATGGATGATTGGACTAGGGATCTCGACCAAAGTAAAAGCACATGGAAAAACAATAGCGTTTTTGCATTATTATGACCGTGAGGTCGGAAATATGGCTAAAGTGCGGCGGGGGATCACGAGTTCTGTCACCACATTATCCTTGCTTAGCGCCGCCGTGTTGGTGTTTCTTTCTCTCTTCATCGCCTTTTGGCTGTCAAAACGGCTCACGGCGCCGCTTAAGTTGCTTATTTACGCGATTGACCGCCTTGGAAAAGGCGAATTCGGCGTTCAGGCGCCGATGATCACTAAGGATGAATACGGAAAAGTCGCTCAAACGTTCAACGAGATGTCCAAGCAGTTGCAACAAGCAGAGGAAGTTCGACGGCGTCTGGTGGCCGATGTTGCTCATGAACTGCGAACACCTCTAACGATCCTCCGCGGAAAACTCGATTGGTTTCAGCAACAACGCCGCCCTATTGAGCCCGAGAGGCTGTTGCCGCTGCAGGATGAGTTAATCCGGCTGACCCGTCTCGTAGAGGATTTGCATCAACTGTCGTTAGCCGAGGCTGGCAAACTGCCGCTCGAACGGAAACCAACGAATATGGAGAGCCTTTTGCAACAGCTCATCGAGCGGGTAGCTCCCAGCGCCGAAGAAAAAAACATTCGTATCCATCTGACTTGTTCGGCCAATCACACAACGATTTGGGTCGATCCACACCGCATTACCCAAGTATTCCTAAACTTGCTGGTCAATGCGATCCGCTATACTCCTGAAGGTGGGATGGTGAACGTGGGGATCGATGAAGAACCCGCTGTGTTGCAAATTGCCGTTTCAGATACAGGCATCGGCATTGCGCCGGAGCATTTGCCTTTTTTGTTCGATCGATTTTACCGCGCGGATGAAGCCAGAACGCGAAATCGAGGCGGAACGGGATTGGGGCTGGCCATCGCCAAAGAATTCGTATTGGCTCACGGCGGAACAATCGATGTCGATAGCACCCCCGGCCAAGGGACCACCTTTCGGGTCAAGCTTCCCCGCTGA
- a CDS encoding DinB family protein, translating to MSRAKKWVQYFLSHRLVTMELINKIDEAHYDYKPTPTSMTAKQLATHMLFSFYNFANTAKHGDPALFRQKIEDPETNLAKLAETYTEKTKQLLESMSDDDFDRTLDLTAIFGTQMSAAQFLQLAMDHEIHHKGQLFVYVRGMGHTDLPLFVKRG from the coding sequence ATGTCCCGCGCAAAGAAATGGGTGCAATATTTCCTTTCGCATCGCCTTGTCACGATGGAACTGATCAACAAAATCGATGAAGCGCATTATGATTACAAGCCGACGCCGACGTCGATGACAGCGAAACAGCTGGCGACGCATATGCTGTTTAGCTTTTACAACTTCGCCAACACCGCGAAACACGGCGACCCGGCGCTGTTCCGGCAAAAAATCGAGGATCCAGAGACGAATTTGGCCAAGCTGGCGGAAACGTATACGGAAAAAACGAAACAGCTGCTCGAATCGATGAGCGATGACGATTTCGATCGGACGCTCGATTTAACCGCCATCTTTGGCACGCAAATGTCCGCGGCGCAGTTCCTGCAATTGGCGATGGACCACGAAATCCATCATAAAGGCCAGCTGTTCGTCTACGTCCGCGGCATGGGGCATACAGACTTGCCGCTGTTTGTGAAGCGGGGCTGA